The genomic window CAGATGCAAAAGTTGTACGGCGGTTATAGTCGCACGCAGAACACAGTCCCATTACTCGAAGTGTACAAGGACAGCATCACCGTTGTTGAGCCGCCCAAGGTCTTGGGTTACTTTGACTTCCACCACGAAATCACGCACATGGGAAGCGCCATGAACCAGATCGTTAAGACGTGGGCAGCGAACCCGCAAAACAACACGCGCTGGCTGCCAGCATCTGACAACGCCAGTTCGACGTACTTCAATTTCGTGATGCCTTTTACTGTAAACGGCACCCTTGGCTACTGCGAGGCTGGTGCCTTGTCGAACGTGATCATTCGAGAAGCAACTGCCCTCGCCACTTTTCTGCGTGAGCACGGCTCTATCTTCCTAGTGGACGCCACGCGTAACATTCTTGTCGGTAACAGCTGGGGCCAATCAATACAGAATAGAGTGGAGGACAGCACGTCTGGCTCAGCCATCTACGTCCCTACTCGCATCTACGAAATCACTGAGCCCATCATTCGTGCTGCCATGAAGGTGGTCAACGAGAGCGGTAGCTTGACGGAGGTGTTAAAGAGCAGAAATACGACCCTCATCACCTTTCCTTTCAAGGGCAACAATGCACTTCTGAACCTCACAAGGGTGACGGACACATACGGCCTGGACCTCGTTCTTGGCGTCGTGGCTCTTCGGGGGGACTTTAAGAAGTCTTTCTCTACTGCGCGCACGGCGGCCATCACGGTGACAGTTCTGGTGGTTGTGattgctgctgtcgctgcgatGATGATCGTGTGGTTTGTTGTTCGGGAGATGAAGCGACTCATCCCACAGCTCATCCGCGCATCCAACCTTGAGGTGTCCCACAGCGACAAGGAGCACCGTGTGCAAGGCTGGTTGGCGTACATTACGGAGATTCGCTGCATTCACGAGGCCTTTGTGCGCGTTGAGCGGAGTCTTCGGGAGATGCGCACGTTTGTTCCTGCGGCCGTCATGACACTGGCACCGTCTGATGACTCTCACAGCGATGTGGATCTCGCTGACGGTAAGACGCGCCGCGTCCGTACTCGCTTTAACGCTAACATTGTCAAGGACAACACAAACGAGTTTTCGCGCGTGGATGTCGCGATGGTGCTGGTGGATGTGCACCGCGCAGTGGACACGACTGAGGCGTGCTTCATCATGGATATCATCTCGCAACGCGCCGAGGAGTACACTGGGTACATCGAGTCCgtcagctccagcagcttcttTGTCAACTTCGGCACCCAGTCACAGAACCCGCTTGTCGTGTCGAAAATCCGCCGCTTTGCGTTCGAGGTGCACCGCTCCATGCCGGAGTCCATTCGCAGTTGCGTCGTCTGTTTTGCTGTTCGCATGCCGTTTCTTGTCGGCACCTGTGGCGCGCGGCACAGCAAGGCCCGTGTGGTGTTTGACACGCAGCGAATGCTCGACATTTCGAAGGTGCTCTGGGACATCGGTTGCCACGTCGCCTCCACGACGGACACCCTCTCGCACTTCGCCACGAGCAGCGCGCAGATCCCGTGGTACCGCATTGATTGTGTGCGCTTCCCGGACGAGGTTTCGCAGGTGACCCTTTGTGAGCTGCGTGACCCGTGGTCGTCGTTGCAGGATCATGCGAACATGCCTAAGAAGATGGGCGACGGTCTCTCGAAAATGTGCAAAGGTGAGTACAAAGAGGCGCTCATGATTTTTGACTCTGCACATAGCGAGAACGTGCAACTCAAGCGACTGCGCCAGATCTGCGTGAACCGCGTCGCCTCTGGCGATACGACCAAGTACATCCATCTCATCCAGGACGTCTATGTGCTGGACACCACTTCCAGCAGCCAAGAGGACATGGTGatgggtggcggtgccgcgaTGTTCGACTACGATGCCGGCGTCTCTATCGATGTGGCGACGAGCACCAGTGGGATGGGCGATCCGTTCAAGGAGACACCGGTCTTCGCACGCAGTTTCCGCGGCAGTATCGCGGGGATGCCACCCCCAGTGTTAGCGCAACCCGTGGCACACGCTTCATTTCCTGTCGCGCACCAGGCCGCACCCACCCGCAAATCGAAAACGTCACTGTCGCCATCTTTGACGACTGGCGGTGAGACACCCGAGCTCTCGCACCTCACCGAGCGGGCTGTGACAACTGCCATGGGTCCCCGCGAGCTc from Leishmania panamensis strain MHOM/PA/94/PSC-1 chromosome 32 sequence includes these protein-coding regions:
- a CDS encoding serine/threonine protein kinase, putative (TriTrypDB/GeneDB-style sysID: LpmP.32.0870), with protein sequence MYIQSCLNQSNRNNMSLSMSLQKQKDANADEGDYADGRRIMIHNPLKGHLFSCSSDSSLDNSIYRPELIVAAPSSAQKASSDLGNRLDATLGFCGEETAQGLVAEQVEGPCDEKRVNLIEVRAIDSDDEPSSLEEQEPQVCCTLSSLPTFASIMCLGAIVVGLLGFLPFYVVGVQSNSRTTEYLLREVMTSVVAITQDSLSMLPAFVRIVTFNYMKRHNTTLEETDLAEDPDQLLASLLMVLSRFDTSISYLRLIYAGGLYTSAGYTGLSPADGDQMQKLYGGYSRTQNTVPLLEVYKDSITVVEPPKVLGYFDFHHEITHMGSAMNQIVKTWAANPQNNTRWLPASDNASSTYFNFVMPFTVNGTLGYCEAGALSNVIIREATALATFLREHGSIFLVDATRNILVGNSWGQSIQNRVEDSTSGSAIYVPTRIYEITEPIIRAAMKVVNESGSLTEVLKSRNTTLITFPFKGNNALLNLTRVTDTYGLDLVLGVVALRGDFKKSFSTARTAAITVTVLVVVIAAVAAMMIVWFVVREMKRLIPQLIRASNLEVSHSDKEHRVQGWLAYITEIRCIHEAFVRVERSLREMRTFVPAAVMTLAPSDDSHSDVDLADGKTRRVRTRFNANIVKDNTNEFSRVDVAMVLVDVHRAVDTTEACFIMDIISQRAEEYTGYIESVSSSSFFVNFGTQSQNPLVVSKIRRFAFEVHRSMPESIRSCVVCFAVRMPFLVGTCGARHSKARVVFDTQRMLDISKVLWDIGCHVASTTDTLSHFATSSAQIPWYRIDCVRFPDEVSQVTLCELRDPWSSLQDHANMPKKMGDGLSKMCKGEYKEALMIFDSAHSENVQLKRLRQICVNRVASGDTTKYIHLIQDVYVLDTTSSSQEDMVMGGGAAMFDYDAGVSIDVATSTSGMGDPFKETPVFARSFRGSIAGMPPPVLAQPVAHASFPVAHQAAPTRKSKTSLSPSLTTGGETPELSHLTERAVTTAMGPRELSAGAPLVAGVNGSDPGFPPFHPQISDATTVAASVPGSSPPWGVQDDTESETPSFLTNAFVFESSVVSTDALGAAVQGGDEPQVLRDVNQHEWQVSLYPIGSGAFSFIYLGMSDDGVQVAIKRIPRLHRGIKEEEMVSEVCTCAKLRHPNIVPYISCCVTQSYLAIIMEYMPGGSLHDIIDNFGKLPRTVVRRFMLDIVNGLAYLHESTTHGDVKPHNILLGVDGVCKLSDFGSASDKLTEVCCVDEDRLMRGTAVYISPEGARNLPLTSASDIYSLGISFLEMVLGRLPWKWANDERTDALPLRHNHEFVQCLTANAIVVDIPDDLDNDMRELALASCAENPENRPTAQELLSFAFLI